The Elaeis guineensis isolate ETL-2024a chromosome 14, EG11, whole genome shotgun sequence genomic sequence ATCGCCGCTGTAAAGCTTCAGTATAGTATGATgctttaattggaagctattgtGTTTTTTTGGTACATATTGGAAGCTATtgtttaaaagaaatataaatatcaaattatcTGCTCCACTTTTCTGACAAATTCTCTTAGATACATTATCATTTAAGATGCTTTCTCTTTAGGGTCTCATCTTTCATTCACAAGAGCTTTTGAACCAGTATATGAGAAGTGCAAGTTATCATTCTAGTTTAGGTAACCACATTTTCTGCTAGTCATTAACTTAAAATGATAGACAAGTGAAGGGAAAATCTCCTGATTTGTTAATCATTATGAGGATAGACATATCCCATGTGGCATGGAAACATGGTCATATTGCCATAAATGGTTTCTGAAATTCCTACATTGTTGCATGTTCCCAAGCTGTAATTATGATGAAAACTGTAATTTTTTGCTATCCACCTGTCCATCCATCTATCCATCTATCTGTACAGAGTTGTCCAGATTACAGATGATTTTGGTGCTTGATCAGGTTAAAAATGATCTATATTGTCTACTCAATTATCCTTGGAATTGTCTGCATTACTGATGATTATGTTGCTTGCTCAGGTTAACAGTTATGCTGCTGTGCTGGGCTTTGTTGGGGCTCCTTTCACTCTGGCTTCTTATGTGGTTGAAGGTGGTTCACCAAAACACTACACAAAGATAAAGAGTCTGGCTTTCTCTCAACCAAAGGTATATGTTAAATTTTGTATTCATTGAATACACTTCCTAAAATTGGTATCATCCATTTTTCCTGCAGTTAAAGCTGTTGATCACCATTAAGTTCAACACCTCTTGCATGTCAGCAGAATGTATTATACATTTAGGGATGAGACCTGTTATATATGCCTGTTCATGGTAACCACTAAAAGAAATCTGAAATGTTGATAAGTTGATATACTACAATTGAAATATAAACTATCATAAAAAGTCAAGATTATTAAAATGATTTATATAGTAGtgtttgaaattcatatatttatcaaaatatagctGATACCTAGGAAACAGGACAAAGATAATCAAAGTTCTTTCTTCTTTTCAAGGGAGCCGTTCTTTACATTAGTTACCATTCTAGAGACTTTCTGTGGCAAAAATTCATTGCTATTAATGGTTTAGTTGCCTTTCAATGCATACCATGATGTTGGATGAAGCTTGAATAGCATATAGGCGAATGTGGTTCCTGCATGAAATTGGGGTGTCATATGGCTGGAGGACACTATTTCTTATGGAGTGAAATCCCTGCGCTTGATCTCCTTTCCAAAGTTTCCACTCTTGTTATAATGGAAAGAGAAAGGCATGCATAAAAAAATTGGCAACACACCCAAAACTGTCCcttttctttctatttgataATTGAACTGATCTTATTTGGTGGGTGTCAAACAATGAGCTTTTGAATGCATGACTGTTACTGCTGGCCCCTTGGTTGAAGTTTCTCTAACCGTACTTTTTTACTCCCTGCTTAGGAGAGTTTTCAAAAGCCTACATAaggtattttttttactttaattTTAAGGAAACTATGACCATGGAGGGTGAAATCCTATCAGTTTGAGGAGCAACTGATACTAATGTAAAACAGTCATTTCTGGCATATGAACTGTAAATATATACCTTTTCACCATATGCTACCACCATGTAATAGATAGATCAGTCAAATGCAGCAGCTGCCATAGAGAAATTGATACCATGGACTCCACTGGAGACAAACAACTTGAGAGGGACAACTTACAAAGGTGAACCGGTCTAGACTTCAGAGATAGTACTGATTGAGAGATTTGAAGGGCTAAAGGCTTCCATAAAGGTTTCAAGGTAAGACCATTTTAACCTTTATGATGCCGCAGAAATGGCTGACTTTGTTTTCGAGATAACAAAATGTCCTCAAATGTCATACCCAACAAACATATGTAAAGTGATATAACTTCTTGTAGCTTTCACCAGCGAGCTGAATGCCTCCTGTGTGGAATCAGTCTTCCTAATATTGTGAACCATATGAATCACCACAAGAGTCAAAGTGAAACACTAGTAGGCAGGAAGGTCCAAAGGAGCCCAAGAGAGGGGCATGAGGACAAAAGTGCAACGTTCAAGTGTGAAATACCATCTGGCTTAGAAAGCAAATTCTGGTATTATGCATCAATGCAATTGGTCGCTAACAAGGGGCATTATGCAATGTTTACACCTCATGTTGGGCCAGGCCCCAACTCATATAGCACTTACCTACAGGATATGAGTTAAAGATGTTTGTGTATATTTAAATCACCATTCGTTGACCACTTCTGATGTGGACTCAAAGGAGTTGGGTCTGCTGGTTGGCACCCCCTCGATGCATGTGCTGGTGAGTGGTTCCATGTTCGAAAACTGAAAAAGGCAATGCtgctgttattttttttttttacaaaaaaaaaagctttAACATAGCATATGTATTTTGGATGACATGATCTCATGAGCATGTACATTTTGCATGATGACCTCCTCATATGCAGTGCTCCTTAAGCATGTCTGCTTATATATATGGTATATGAGTGTgcatacgtgtgtgtgtgtgtgtgtgtgtgtgtgtgtgttgttttTTGCTATTTAGTATGATAGTTTTTTCTTTGTAGGTTCTGCATGCTCTGTTGCAGAAATTTACAAACTCTATGGCAAAATACATCAAGTACCAAGCGGACGAGGGAGCACAGGCAGTCCAAATTTTTGATTCCTGGGCAACTAAACTTAGCCCGGTTGATTTTGAGGAGTTTAGCCTACCCTATTTGAAACAAATTGTGGATTCTGTTAAGGCAACACATCCTGATCTACCTTTAATCCTTTATGCAAGTGGTTCTGGGGGCTTGCTCGAGAGACTTCCCTTGACTGGTGTTGATGTTGTCAGCTTAGACTGGACGGTAGATATGGCTGAAGGTCGGAGACGTTTGGGATCCAATGTGGCAGTCCAGGGAAATGTTGACCCTGGTGTGCTTTTTGGGTCAAAAGAGTTCATAACCAAGCGGATTCATGATACAGTAAGACAAGCTGGTAGTAATAAGCACATATTGAACCTTGGTCATGGCATTATAGTAGGAACACCAGAGGAAAATGTTGCACACTTCTTTGGAGTGGCAAAAGACATTAGATACTAAATATTGTTCTTCCTTTCTTTTAATTGATTTTTGTAGTTATTTTTGCAAAATAATTTGAGAGATTCTTATTATAAATACTATAGAGAGAACCAAAATTGAGATTTTTCTGAAAGATTCACTCTCTTGTTTCATAGTGTAATTAGTTCTTAGCATACATACTAAATTTGACTAAAAGGAAAATCAGGTAGGCTGCAATGACTGGATATTTCAATTTCAAACACAATAATCAAACGTTACCATGGATCTGACCCCCAAGTGCTTAAAATGCATTGCAGTGCTTCAATATTCTGAATCGGCTTAGTTTGTAAGCCCAGACTGCCATGATTAAATGAAATGGATGAAATTACTCATACAGA encodes the following:
- the LOC105057190 gene encoding uroporphyrinogen decarboxylase isoform X1; this encodes MSACMYSPLSLSSPSTVGKSAFGFRSKSKLLTVRCTVGEFVAEPKVMSVAEPLLVRAVRGEKVERPPVWLMRQAGRYMKSYQKICEKYPSFRERSENVDLVVEISLQPWKVFRPDGVILFSDILTPLPGMNIPFDIVKGRGPVIHSPLRTAVDVDQVTEFVPEESVPYVGEALTILRAEVNSYAAVLGFVGAPFTLASYVVEGGSPKHYTKIKSLAFSQPKVLHALLQKFTNSMAKYIKYQADEGAQAVQIFDSWATKLSPVDFEEFSLPYLKQIVDSVKATHPDLPLILYASGSGGLLERLPLTGVDVVSLDWTVDMAEGRRRLGSNVAVQGNVDPGVLFGSKEFITKRIHDTVRQAGSNKHILNLGHGIIVGTPEENVAHFFGVAKDIRY